One Nostoc punctiforme PCC 73102 DNA window includes the following coding sequences:
- a CDS encoding SPFH domain-containing protein gives MEQFFLLVLLALGGSAVAGSVKVVNQGNEALVERLGSYNKKLEPGLNVIFPFIDKIVYKETIREKVLDIPPQQCITRDNVGIEVDAVFYWRIVDMEKAWYKVENLQAAMINMVLTQIRAEMGQLELDQTFTARSHISELLLRDLDVATDPWGVKVTRVELRDIIPSQAVRESMELQMSAERRKRAAILTSEGEREAAVNSARGKADAQLLDAEARQKSTILQAEAEQKAIILKAQAERQQQVLKAQAIAESADIIAQKLQTNPNANKAVEVLFALGYLDMGATIGRSDSSKVLFIDPRTIPAAFEGMRSVISNGQVDSNELFSKQIPGLENNRSS, from the coding sequence ATGGAACAGTTTTTTTTGCTCGTACTTTTAGCCCTTGGTGGTTCTGCCGTCGCGGGATCTGTGAAAGTCGTCAATCAGGGCAATGAAGCTTTGGTGGAAAGATTGGGTAGTTATAACAAAAAACTGGAACCAGGACTAAACGTGATCTTTCCTTTCATAGATAAAATTGTCTACAAAGAAACTATCCGCGAAAAAGTCTTAGATATTCCTCCACAACAGTGTATCACCCGCGACAATGTTGGCATTGAGGTAGATGCAGTGTTTTACTGGCGCATCGTGGATATGGAAAAAGCCTGGTACAAGGTAGAAAATCTCCAGGCTGCAATGATAAATATGGTGCTAACTCAAATTCGCGCTGAAATGGGGCAACTGGAGTTGGATCAAACTTTTACTGCTCGTTCTCACATTAGTGAACTTTTGCTACGGGATTTGGACGTTGCTACCGATCCTTGGGGAGTGAAAGTTACACGGGTAGAACTGCGAGATATTATTCCATCTCAGGCAGTGCGAGAATCGATGGAATTGCAAATGTCGGCAGAACGACGCAAACGGGCAGCAATTTTAACTTCTGAGGGAGAACGTGAAGCTGCTGTCAATAGCGCCAGAGGTAAAGCTGACGCGCAACTCCTGGATGCGGAAGCTCGTCAAAAATCGACAATTTTGCAAGCGGAAGCCGAACAAAAGGCGATCATTTTGAAGGCTCAAGCGGAACGTCAGCAGCAAGTTTTGAAAGCGCAGGCGATCGCAGAATCAGCAGACATTATTGCCCAAAAACTCCAGACTAATCCCAATGCTAATAAAGCAGTGGAAGTTCTGTTTGCTTTAGGCTATCTGGATATGGGTGCGACAATTGGCAGAAGCGATAGCAGCAAGGTCTTATTTATAGATCCGCGTACCATTCCTGCTGCTTTTGAAGGTATGCGTTCTGTTATCTCAAATGGTCAGGTTGACTCTAACGAGTTGTTTTCTAAGCAAATACCAGGGTTAGAAAATAACCGCTCTAGTTAA
- a CDS encoding Fur family transcriptional regulator, protein MRAIRTRSQERIFNLLKTIKKGISAQDIYVELRNTNQSMGLATVYRSLEALKLEGIVQVRNLANGEALYSLAQQDKHHLTCLQCGVSIPIHQCPVHDLEEQLESSHKFKVFYHTLEFFGLCSQCQVNQAEKGCQ, encoded by the coding sequence ATGAGAGCTATACGCACCCGCAGTCAAGAGCGTATTTTCAACCTACTGAAAACCATCAAAAAAGGCATTTCTGCCCAGGATATTTACGTAGAATTACGTAATACAAATCAGAGTATGGGTTTAGCAACAGTTTACCGTTCTTTAGAAGCCTTAAAACTCGAAGGCATAGTACAAGTACGGAATTTGGCTAATGGTGAAGCCCTCTATAGCCTAGCCCAGCAAGACAAACATCACCTTACCTGCCTGCAATGCGGTGTTTCAATTCCGATTCATCAATGCCCCGTGCATGATTTAGAAGAGCAGTTAGAATCTAGCCATAAGTTTAAAGTTTTTTACCATACCCTAGAGTTTTTTGGATTGTGCAGCCAATGCCAAGTAAATCAAGCTGAAAAGGGTTGTCAGTAG
- the purS gene encoding phosphoribosylformylglycinamidine synthase subunit PurS, which produces MQTKYLAKIFVTLRPSVLDPAGVAVQSGLQQLGYDNVDQVRIGKYIELTITSTEEKKARQDLDRICDQMLANPVIENYRFELIEVETQTGVF; this is translated from the coding sequence GTGCAAACCAAGTATCTAGCCAAAATTTTTGTGACGCTTCGTCCTTCAGTCTTAGACCCTGCTGGTGTGGCTGTACAATCCGGTCTTCAGCAACTGGGATACGATAACGTTGACCAGGTGCGGATTGGCAAGTACATTGAACTCACCATCACCTCGACTGAGGAAAAGAAAGCGCGTCAAGACCTCGATCGCATTTGTGACCAAATGCTAGCAAATCCCGTAATTGAAAATTACCGCTTTGAGTTGATTGAGGTCGAAACCCAAACGGGAGTCTTTTAG
- the purQ gene encoding phosphoribosylformylglycinamidine synthase subunit PurQ: MKFGVVVFPGSNCDRDVAYVTRDLLLQPTRMVWHQETDIADLDVIIIPGGFSYGDYLRCGAIARFSPVMQQVVEHAQKGKFVIGICNGFQVLTEAGLLPGMLTRNRDLHFICDRVPVKVERTNLSWTQGYTNSEVITLPIAHGEGRFYADEATLAEIEDNGQVVFRYEGENPNGSLNNIAGICNPQGNVLGMMPHPERASDAMLGNSDGLRLFQGLVEKVAALA; encoded by the coding sequence ATGAAATTTGGTGTTGTTGTTTTTCCAGGTTCTAATTGCGATCGCGATGTTGCTTATGTAACCAGAGATTTGCTCTTACAACCAACTCGCATGGTTTGGCATCAAGAAACAGACATTGCTGATTTGGATGTCATCATCATCCCTGGCGGCTTTAGTTACGGAGATTATCTGCGCTGCGGTGCGATCGCACGTTTTTCACCCGTGATGCAACAGGTTGTTGAACATGCTCAAAAGGGTAAATTTGTCATTGGTATTTGCAATGGTTTTCAGGTATTAACTGAAGCTGGACTTTTGCCAGGGATGTTAACCAGAAATCGGGATTTGCATTTTATTTGCGATCGCGTCCCCGTGAAAGTTGAGCGTACCAATCTCTCATGGACACAAGGCTATACCAATAGTGAAGTTATCACTTTGCCCATTGCCCACGGAGAGGGGCGATTCTACGCGGATGAAGCCACTCTCGCAGAAATTGAAGATAACGGGCAAGTCGTGTTTCGTTATGAAGGGGAGAATCCCAACGGTTCACTGAACAACATTGCCGGGATTTGCAATCCTCAGGGCAATGTGTTGGGAATGATGCCGCACCCAGAAAGGGCATCTGACGCAATGCTAGGTAATAGTGATGGCTTAAGGCTCTTTCAGGGCTTGGTAGAGAAGGTAGCCGCATTAGCTTAG
- a CDS encoding HlyD family efflux transporter periplasmic adaptor subunit, whose product MTQLNGNHHNGNQKTGNQKNGVKQDSPILTKQQKAAQESLINSSSQEFEQAIVLRQSPVWSRTIMVTLIGLACFGIAWAYFAKIEQVVPATGQLKPQGTIKEVQAPVSGVVKTVNVKDGQEVKSGDLLLTFDSIATVAELNSLNKIRIALIKENQIYRRLMGATTAGGSELLYLRGNLPQETAFLLKSRVALVEENDLLRTQLRNSGRDSSLGIDEQQRLRVAKKELDSRSAAAQLEVEKIKKQLAQNKFKLEDSKASLAIQQGILDKLKILSEEGGISQLQYLNQQQEVQNRTAEVAQLGEEEKRLQFDIEKGQQELSNTVAVSDKNVLDKIADNKQRIAAIDSQFMKVILDNEQRLADVNSKISQTQLNVKYQELRAPVAGTVFDLQAKNPGFVANPTTKMLQIVPKENYIAEVFITNKDIGFVRKGMKVDVRIDSFPYSEFGDIKGEVIGIGSDALPPDQTHQFYRFPAKISLDKQSLVIKGKNVTLQSGMSISANIKVREERTVLSLFTELFTKQIDTLKEVR is encoded by the coding sequence ATGACTCAACTTAATGGGAATCACCACAACGGCAATCAGAAAACTGGTAATCAGAAAAATGGAGTCAAGCAAGATTCACCGATACTTACAAAACAACAAAAAGCTGCTCAAGAGTCTTTAATTAACTCCAGTAGTCAGGAATTTGAGCAAGCAATTGTCTTGCGGCAATCTCCAGTTTGGTCGCGGACAATCATGGTTACTCTCATTGGGTTAGCCTGCTTTGGAATTGCTTGGGCTTATTTTGCGAAAATTGAGCAAGTAGTACCAGCAACAGGGCAATTAAAGCCGCAGGGAACAATCAAAGAAGTTCAGGCTCCTGTTAGTGGAGTTGTGAAAACAGTTAATGTTAAAGATGGGCAAGAGGTAAAGTCAGGGGATTTGTTGCTGACTTTTGATTCCATCGCCACTGTTGCCGAATTAAATTCTTTGAATAAAATCCGTATTGCATTAATTAAAGAAAATCAGATTTATCGGCGATTGATGGGGGCAACTACTGCCGGGGGATCTGAACTGTTATATTTGCGCGGTAATTTGCCACAAGAAACTGCTTTTCTGCTGAAAAGTCGGGTAGCGTTAGTAGAAGAAAATGACTTATTACGGACTCAATTAAGAAATTCTGGTCGAGATTCTAGTTTAGGAATTGATGAGCAACAACGTCTACGAGTTGCCAAAAAAGAATTAGATTCTCGTTCTGCTGCGGCGCAGTTGGAAGTAGAAAAAATCAAAAAACAACTAGCTCAAAATAAATTTAAGCTGGAAGATAGTAAAGCGAGTTTAGCCATTCAACAGGGCATCTTAGATAAACTGAAAATATTATCAGAAGAAGGTGGTATTTCTCAACTTCAGTATCTCAACCAGCAACAAGAAGTACAAAACCGCACGGCGGAAGTAGCACAACTAGGTGAGGAAGAAAAACGCCTCCAGTTTGATATAGAAAAGGGTCAACAAGAATTAAGCAATACAGTGGCTGTTTCTGATAAAAACGTTTTGGATAAGATAGCTGATAACAAACAGCGTATTGCCGCAATTGATAGCCAATTTATGAAAGTTATCCTAGATAATGAACAGCGTTTGGCAGATGTCAATAGTAAAATCTCTCAAACACAGTTAAACGTTAAGTATCAAGAACTTCGTGCGCCTGTAGCTGGAACAGTTTTCGATTTACAAGCAAAAAATCCTGGATTTGTAGCGAACCCGACAACAAAAATGCTGCAAATTGTCCCAAAGGAAAACTATATAGCTGAAGTTTTCATCACTAACAAAGATATCGGTTTTGTGCGAAAAGGCATGAAGGTAGATGTAAGAATTGACTCTTTTCCTTACAGCGAATTTGGCGATATTAAAGGGGAAGTAATTGGCATAGGATCAGACGCATTACCGCCAGACCAAACACATCAGTTTTATAGATTTCCAGCAAAAATTTCATTGGATAAACAATCTTTAGTAATTAAGGGTAAAAACGTCACATTGCAATCAGGTATGTCAATCAGTGCCAATATAAAAGTACGCGAAGAACGGACTGTGCTTAGTTTATTCACTGAGTTGTTTACCAAACAAATTGATACTCTTAAAGAGGTACGTTGA
- a CDS encoding peptidase domain-containing ABC transporter codes for MTYIKNTFPEFLTTIEGFEQLPDGAIANLSEQLQAWRYRIGQKIIGKESLPERITIIYEGQVRLLGYDPQTQMPITLKLLQPGEIIGEISLLRDVACETAIASTEVVCLTLSASAYFSFLASYPAFAEARKNRSYLIEVFDILASYWQKQAIATLNLRELTEKALPQAKIHYLPPGKTAFNQLDSARVWFVSGGGTVTNLSPGDRLEADDDRDKIQIIGQNPSRLVGIHPSDLILEDSHQIVLAVNNTQVDSQNDHELDIPYASDEIVPQTFPETSKSSSKQKYPFFSGKGELNTAFACFQMIAKHLEIPFRREVVRRILTEQVKRQGLISFQVTAYLAELIGLKAQLIEIPVSSITRIPTPALIRYGDNFAVLYAADANTVVVGVPSKGIVRCKPAQLVEQLDVDPTNFPPQARVLLLTATNQTPQERFSLRWFLPYLSKHRRVLIEVFIASFFVQLAALANPLVVQLIIDKVITQNSIGTLHILGVLLLVVGLFEAVLTTLRTYLFVDTTNRIDMGLGSQIIDHLLRLPLRYFERRPVGELSTRINELENIRQFLTGTALTVGLDALFSVVYIGVMLIYSWQLTLVGLSTIPVFIVITLIASPTISRQLRGKAERNAETQSYLVEVMSGIQTVKAQNIELRSRFSWQERYARFVAAGFKTVVTSTLANSTSNFLNKLSSLLVLWVGAYLVLQQQLTLGELIAFRIISGYVTSPILRLAQLWQSFQETALSLERLSDIVDTPQEGETDRYNIPLPTIKGAVKYENVSFRFGTSGPLQLSNVNLEFAPGKFIGIVGQSGSGKSTMMKLLLRLYETESGRILIDGYDIAKVELYSLRRQIGVVPQETLLFDGSVQENIALTNPDATTEEIIEAAQVACAHEFIMNLPNGYNTRVGERGSALSGGQRQRIAIARSVLQRPKLLVLDEATSALDYPTERQICLNLAKAFKGDTVFFITHRLNTVSNADMIVVMDNSRVIEQGSHQELMASKGHYYYLYQQQDVNL; via the coding sequence ATGACTTATATTAAGAACACTTTTCCTGAATTTCTGACTACCATAGAAGGGTTTGAACAGTTACCCGATGGAGCGATCGCTAATCTATCAGAACAACTGCAAGCCTGGCGCTATCGCATAGGTCAAAAAATCATCGGTAAAGAAAGCCTCCCGGAACGCATCACCATTATTTATGAGGGACAAGTGCGCCTCTTGGGATACGACCCCCAGACGCAAATGCCAATTACCTTAAAATTGCTGCAACCTGGAGAAATTATCGGCGAAATTAGTTTGTTGCGCGATGTTGCCTGCGAGACTGCGATCGCCTCTACCGAAGTAGTATGTTTAACCTTAAGTGCATCGGCATATTTTAGTTTTCTCGCTTCATACCCCGCTTTTGCCGAAGCCCGCAAGAATCGAAGTTATTTGATAGAAGTTTTTGATATTCTCGCCTCCTATTGGCAAAAACAAGCGATCGCAACTTTAAATCTCAGAGAACTCACAGAAAAAGCCTTACCGCAGGCAAAAATCCATTACTTACCTCCAGGAAAAACTGCATTTAACCAACTGGATAGCGCAAGGGTCTGGTTTGTAAGTGGCGGTGGTACAGTCACGAATTTATCACCTGGCGATCGCCTAGAAGCAGACGACGACCGAGACAAGATTCAGATCATAGGTCAAAACCCTTCAAGGTTAGTTGGCATCCATCCGTCAGATTTGATTTTAGAAGATAGTCATCAGATAGTACTGGCGGTTAATAACACCCAAGTAGATAGCCAAAACGACCATGAATTAGATATCCCTTACGCATCAGACGAAATCGTTCCCCAGACATTTCCCGAAACCTCAAAGAGTTCGTCAAAACAAAAATACCCGTTTTTTAGTGGAAAGGGAGAATTAAATACTGCCTTCGCCTGCTTCCAAATGATCGCGAAGCACCTAGAAATACCGTTTCGTCGAGAAGTGGTTCGCCGCATCTTAACTGAACAAGTCAAACGTCAGGGTCTTATATCGTTTCAAGTTACTGCTTACCTGGCAGAATTAATCGGACTTAAGGCGCAGTTAATAGAAATACCAGTCTCCTCAATAACCCGTATTCCTACACCAGCATTGATTCGCTATGGTGATAATTTTGCAGTTTTATATGCGGCAGATGCAAATACCGTGGTTGTTGGTGTCCCATCCAAAGGAATTGTGCGCTGTAAACCTGCTCAATTGGTTGAACAATTAGATGTTGATCCAACCAACTTTCCGCCCCAAGCTAGAGTATTACTGCTCACTGCTACCAACCAAACACCCCAAGAACGTTTTAGTTTACGGTGGTTTCTGCCATATTTGTCAAAGCACCGTCGAGTTTTGATAGAGGTTTTTATCGCCTCCTTTTTCGTGCAGTTGGCAGCATTGGCGAATCCTCTGGTGGTTCAGTTAATTATCGACAAAGTTATCACTCAAAATAGTATTGGTACTCTACATATTTTGGGGGTTTTACTATTAGTAGTCGGGCTATTTGAAGCAGTACTGACTACCTTACGAACCTACTTATTTGTCGATACCACTAACCGGATCGATATGGGTTTAGGATCACAAATTATCGATCATTTGTTACGTTTACCACTACGCTACTTTGAACGCCGACCGGTGGGTGAACTTTCCACTCGCATCAACGAATTAGAAAATATTCGCCAATTTTTGACTGGTACTGCCTTAACTGTCGGGTTAGATGCTCTGTTCTCGGTGGTGTATATCGGTGTAATGCTGATTTACAGTTGGCAACTCACCTTGGTAGGCTTAAGCACAATTCCTGTGTTTATCGTGATTACCTTAATTGCTTCTCCCACCATTAGTAGACAGTTACGTGGTAAAGCCGAACGCAACGCCGAAACTCAATCTTATTTAGTGGAGGTGATGTCAGGAATTCAAACTGTAAAAGCGCAAAATATCGAATTGCGATCGCGCTTTTCTTGGCAAGAGCGTTATGCTCGGTTTGTCGCTGCTGGTTTTAAAACAGTTGTAACTTCTACCCTTGCTAACTCCACCAGTAACTTTCTCAACAAACTCAGCAGCTTACTGGTTTTGTGGGTAGGAGCTTATTTAGTATTGCAACAGCAATTAACTTTAGGCGAATTAATTGCCTTTAGAATTATATCCGGTTACGTCACCAGCCCAATATTGCGTTTAGCTCAACTCTGGCAAAGCTTCCAAGAAACAGCCTTATCTCTAGAACGTTTAAGCGATATTGTCGATACGCCACAAGAAGGAGAAACAGACCGTTACAACATACCCTTACCGACGATTAAGGGAGCAGTAAAATATGAAAATGTTTCCTTTCGATTTGGCACGAGTGGCCCTCTGCAACTTTCCAACGTCAACCTCGAATTTGCGCCAGGAAAATTTATCGGCATCGTCGGACAAAGTGGATCGGGTAAAAGTACGATGATGAAATTGCTGCTGAGACTTTATGAAACTGAGTCCGGCAGAATTTTGATTGATGGTTATGATATTGCCAAAGTCGAACTTTATTCACTGCGACGACAAATTGGCGTAGTTCCTCAAGAAACATTGTTGTTTGACGGTAGCGTTCAAGAAAATATTGCTCTGACGAATCCTGATGCGACAACCGAAGAAATTATCGAAGCGGCTCAGGTTGCGTGCGCTCACGAGTTTATTATGAACTTGCCCAACGGTTACAACACACGAGTAGGAGAACGGGGATCTGCGCTTTCAGGTGGACAAAGGCAAAGAATTGCGATCGCTCGTTCTGTTTTACAACGACCAAAATTGTTAGTTCTAGATGAAGCAACTAGCGCCCTAGACTATCCCACAGAACGGCAAATATGTCTCAATTTAGCCAAAGCATTTAAGGGGGATACAGTATTTTTTATTACCCATCGATTAAACACCGTCAGTAATGCAGACATGATTGTTGTGATGGATAATAGTAGGGTTATAGAACAAGGTAGCCATCAAGAATTAATGGCTAGTAAAGGTCATTATTATTATCTGTATCAGCAACAGGATGTGAACTTGTAA
- a CDS encoding FG-GAP-like repeat-containing protein, with translation MSVSFVNATNFLAGTNPNSVTTADIDGDGKKDLVIANSDDNNVSVLLNDGSGGFGAPTNYTVGMSPSFVAVADFDGNSKLDFVVTNSIDNNVSVLLNNGSGGFGTPTNFAVGTNPNAVVVEDFDGDGKLDLVVANSDDNNISVLLNDGSGGFGTLTNFAVGTNPNAVAVADFDGDGKLDLVVANSDDNNVSVLLNDGSGGFGTPTNFAVGTNPRSVAVADFDGDGKLDLVVANSDDNNVSLLLNDGSGGFGAPTSFAVGTNPRSVAVADFDGDGKLDLVVANSDDNNVSLLLNDGSGGFGASTSFAVGTSPRSVAVEDFDGDGKLDLVVANSTDNNVSLLLNNSNFDPTDLMLSATSDDDDKTIIGLFTTTDPDQDDEHTYSLVAGTGDTDNNAFIIEGDSLKIKSDATKSSYKIRVRTTDLGGLSFEKELDVNIDSFGSTTNTQITTIFQLVNITQNIFIVNSKVKGKKGKLSLKIKNNNAKEVNELCVFAVDDEEGRIKGIAPGAEGYTRVALERSKVIFSSIAKLPKGFKNEDLKNILEFESGTKLRFYLVSNSTTEAVLSGKTSFSSVVFSSATNNNTEEEGFSLNFQDLVVTVQATEQEVSLGTGLQGKKQGELIDLRNVTQLVTAEFAVNREASYNNFVGFYQVADENGGIDTNGDGKADILVGQAGYAEAAVRKRVAGIDLAVDNQGTANYAGTFGPNSLFAPFIIVDGKPDAILNGNGNKKVYFSFLGANSDKVDHIRLLGNNTFGFEDLPNGGDKDYNDMIVQVKLSISAA, from the coding sequence ATGAGCGTATCATTTGTAAATGCAACTAACTTCCTAGCTGGGACAAATCCCAATTCCGTTACTACAGCAGATATTGACGGTGACGGGAAAAAAGACTTGGTAATTGCTAACTCTGATGACAACAATGTCTCGGTGCTGTTGAACGATGGCAGTGGCGGCTTTGGCGCTCCCACCAACTATACAGTCGGTATGAGTCCTAGTTTCGTTGCTGTAGCCGACTTTGACGGTAACAGCAAACTAGACTTTGTGGTAACGAACTCCATTGACAACAATGTCTCAGTACTGCTGAACAATGGCAGTGGCGGCTTTGGCACTCCCACAAACTTTGCTGTCGGGACAAATCCTAATGCCGTTGTTGTGGAAGACTTTGACGGTGACGGTAAACTGGATTTAGTTGTTGCTAACTCTGATGACAACAATATCTCAGTACTGCTGAACGATGGCAGTGGTGGCTTTGGCACACTCACCAACTTTGCTGTCGGGACAAATCCTAATGCCGTTGCTGTGGCAGATTTTGACGGTGACGGTAAACTGGATTTGGTTGTTGCTAACTCCGATGACAACAATGTCTCGGTGCTGCTGAACGATGGCAGTGGCGGCTTTGGCACACCCACCAACTTTGCTGTCGGAACAAATCCCCGTTCCGTTGCTGTAGCAGATTTTGACGGTGACGGTAAACTAGATTTGGTTGTTGCTAACTCCGATGACAATAATGTCTCGTTACTGCTGAACGATGGCAGTGGTGGCTTTGGCGCACCCACCAGCTTTGCTGTCGGAACAAATCCCCGTTCCGTTGCTGTAGCAGATTTTGACGGTGACGGTAAACTAGATTTGGTTGTTGCTAACTCCGATGACAATAATGTCTCGTTACTGCTGAACGATGGCAGTGGTGGCTTTGGCGCATCCACCAGCTTTGCAGTTGGGACAAGTCCCCGTTCCGTTGCTGTGGAAGACTTTGACGGTGACGGTAAACTAGATTTGGTTGTTGCTAACTCCACTGACAACAATGTCTCGCTACTACTAAATAATTCCAATTTTGACCCCACAGACTTGATGTTGAGTGCTACCAGTGATGATGATGATAAGACAATCATCGGTCTCTTCACCACCACTGACCCAGACCAAGACGATGAACACACCTATAGTTTGGTGGCAGGAACTGGTGATACTGATAATAATGCATTCATAATCGAGGGAGATAGCTTAAAAATTAAATCTGACGCGACTAAATCTAGTTATAAAATCCGCGTTCGCACTACTGACCTTGGTGGACTTTCTTTTGAGAAAGAATTAGATGTTAATATTGATAGCTTTGGGTCTACTACAAATACCCAGATAACAACAATTTTTCAGCTTGTCAATATTACTCAGAATATCTTTATTGTCAACAGTAAAGTTAAGGGTAAAAAAGGAAAGCTCTCTCTTAAGATTAAAAACAACAATGCTAAAGAGGTGAACGAACTGTGTGTATTTGCCGTTGATGACGAAGAAGGTAGAATTAAAGGCATAGCCCCTGGTGCAGAAGGTTATACTCGGGTGGCTCTGGAGCGGTCAAAGGTGATTTTCTCCTCCATTGCTAAACTGCCCAAGGGTTTTAAGAACGAGGATCTGAAAAATATTTTAGAATTCGAGTCTGGTACGAAACTCAGATTCTATCTGGTATCCAATAGTACTACTGAAGCTGTACTTTCTGGAAAAACTTCTTTCTCAAGTGTCGTTTTTTCCTCAGCTACAAATAACAACACAGAAGAGGAAGGGTTTTCTCTCAACTTCCAGGATTTGGTTGTGACAGTTCAGGCAACAGAACAAGAGGTATCTTTAGGTACTGGTCTGCAAGGCAAAAAGCAAGGCGAATTGATTGATTTACGAAATGTGACACAATTAGTAACAGCTGAGTTTGCAGTCAATAGAGAAGCGTCTTACAACAACTTTGTCGGCTTCTATCAGGTGGCTGATGAAAATGGTGGTATTGACACCAATGGTGATGGTAAAGCAGATATTCTCGTTGGGCAGGCTGGTTATGCCGAAGCTGCTGTACGTAAGCGTGTTGCAGGTATTGACTTGGCGGTGGACAACCAAGGGACTGCAAATTACGCTGGCACTTTCGGGCCGAATTCTTTGTTTGCACCATTTATTATTGTGGATGGTAAACCCGATGCTATTCTTAATGGCAATGGCAATAAGAAGGTTTACTTCTCATTTTTGGGTGCTAACTCAGATAAGGTAGATCACATTCGACTGTTGGGAAATAATACCTTTGGTTTTGAAGATCTACCAAATGGTGGTGACAAAGATTACAACGATATGATTGTTCAGGTAAAATTAAGTATCAGTGCTGCATAG